The stretch of DNA GTCGCTTCACAGCGCACACCGAATGCTTCCGCAATAATGGTGGTGTAAGACAAACCCGTATGGTTTTCAAACTTATCCAATGGCTTCAGAGTTGGTGTGTAAAAAGGAGAAAACACTTCTACATTCCCTGCTTCATCACGCACCTTAAGGTATAAGGTCGAGCCTTTGAAATCTGAGTTTGGCAGTTGAGCAATGTACTTGGTGATGCGGTTGAGTGCAGGATCGCCTTTACACAACAACACGCCGCCGTTGCTATCTACAATGCCACCGAAATCTAATGTACCCACATAGTTACACCATTTGATCGGTGTACACGGTGTGGTTGCTACGTATTCTTTGTTTTTATCGTCAAAATATCCGAATTTCATCATCACTATCCCTAGCCCCTCCCAAATCAGGAGGAGCCAAAACAATTTGTCGTAAGTTGGTTGGTGTCAGCTCAATGACTGATTTAAATTGACTGGCTAGCTCGCTAGCGAGTTCTCACTTAGAGCATCGAACAAGTGGAAAGCATCCAAATCCAAATAAAGTGTCAGCTCTTTCACATCGACTTCAGCGGCTTGGGTTTCAACCATCAGCGGTTGACCGCCAATTTCTGTTTTCAGAAGAATGCTTGCGCCTAGTAGTTCCTTGTCTTTGATTTTTACAGGGAATGGCAGCACGCGGTCGTGGTCAACTTGCTCGGCACGTAGGTGAATGTCTGTTGGACGAACACCAAAATGCAGCGCTAGGTTCTTAGACGCCAGAGACTTAAAGCGCTCAGGCAGTGGGATATGAACATCGCCAATTTCAACGAAGTACTCGCCTTCTTTTTCAATCAGTTTTGCTTCCAACATGTTCATTGACGGGTTACCAATGAATTGCGCGACAAACTTGTTTGCAGGACGCTGGAACACCTCGGTTGGTGTACCAACTTGAGCAACATAACCGTCTTTCAGAATCACGATACGATCCGCCAGTGTCATCGCTTCGATCTGATCGTGGGTTACGTAGATCGTGGTAGTTTTAAGCTCTCGGTGTAGGTGTTTGATCTCTTCACGCATCACGCCACGAAGTTTTGCATCTAGGTTAGATAACGGCTCATCAAACAAGAAAACCTTAGGCGTACGAACCATCGCACGACCCATTGCCACACGTTGACGTTGACCACCAGAAAGCTCTTTTGGCTTACGGTTCAGTAGCGGGTCAAGCTCTAGCATTTTCGCTGCTTTTAGCACTTCTACGTCGATTTCTGCTTTTGGCATGCCCTTCAGTTTTAGCGCAAAGGCGATGTTCTCGTACACCGTCATGTGTGGGTACAGAGCGTAGCTTTGGAATACCATCGCCAAGTCACGGTCTTTCGCGTCGACTTTATTCATCAGCTTGCCGCCAACCACAATGTCACCAGAACTGATGCTTTCAAGGCCAGCAAGCATGCGTAGCGTTGTCGATTTACCACAGCCAGATGGGCCAAGGAAAACCACGAACTCACCGTCTTCAACCGTAAAATCAAACTCTTTGACGACTTCAACATCACCGAATGATTTTTTGATGTTCTTAAATTCTACTTTAGCCATTATCTGTTCTCCTCAGCGCGCTCTAGCAGCATATTTCGGTACGCAATTGCGCTCTGTTTCAATGTTCTTTCTTGGGTGGTGTAGTCAACATGGACAATGCCAAAACGCTGGCAGTAGCCGAATGCCCACTCAAAGTTATCCATCAGGCTCCAAGCGAAGTAACCATCAACTTTCACACCGGCTTCAACCGCGTTGTGAACCGCTTCGATATGACCTTGGAAATAGCGAACACGTTGGTCATCCATCACTTGTCCGTTAACACGCTCGTCGTTGCCTGCAGCACCGTTCTCTGTGATGTAGATAGGCGGCATGTTTTCGTAACGCGCATCCAGTCTTACCAATAAATCGGTTAAACCTTGTGGGTTAATTTCCCAGCCGATGTAAGTGTGTTCTGCGTCAGTCTGTTTTACTGATTCAATGTCGCCGTTCTCATTGAAGCGAGCGACATTGCGTGTGTAGTAGTTGATACCGATGTAATCAACCGGTGCGCTGATGATGTCTAAATCACCTTCAAGGATCATTGGCATGTTCATCGCTTGGCGTTCAACCACTAACTGTGGGTACTCGCCTTTCAATACTGGGTCGATGAACCAGTGGTAGTTTTCCGCTTCACAGTAGTCTGCTGCCGCTTGGTCTTGTGGTGTGAACGGGTAAGCTGGCGTCGCATTGAATACCACACCATGCTTGGCATGAGGGGCATTCTTGCGAAGAATCGGCATAGCCAAACCATGTGCCAGCATTAGGTGGTGAGACGCTAGGTAGCCCTCTTTTTCACCCTTGATACCTGGTGCGTGTTCGCCCCAGCGGTAGCCTAGGAATGCAGACACAAACGGTTCATTCAGCGTGGTGTACACATCGATGTTGTCACCAAAGTATTTACTCACCACTTCTGCGTATTCTGCGAATTTGTAAGACGTTTCACGGTTTAGCCAGCCGCCTTTATCTTCAAGGTATTGCGGAAGATCCCAGTGATAAAGTGTCACATACACCTTCATGCCACGAGCATGACACTCATCGATGATCTGACCGTAAAACTCTAGGCCTTGCTGATTCACGACACCGTCTTGTGGCAGGATGCGCGGCCATGCAATCGAGAGACGGTAAGCATCAACGCCTAAGCCTTGAATCATCTCAATATCTTGTTGCCATAAGTGGTAGTGGTCACACGCCACATCACCACTATCGCCGTTATCGACCTTGCCCGGCGTCTTACAGAAAGTGTCCCAGATAGACGGTGTACGACCGCCCTCTTCAACGCCGCCTTCAATTTGGTATGAAGATGTCGCGACACCGAATACAAATTCCTTACTGCGTAACTTTGAATCACTTGGAAGTTGATATTTATTCATTGTTATAACCCTTAAACCTAACCTTTGACTGCGCCGGACGTTAAACCACTGATCATCTGTTTCGATGCGAACAAGTAAGTAATCACGAGCGGTAAAATAGAAATTGTGGTACCTAGCATTACCGCGCCCCATGGCGTATTCGGAATGCCTTGAACACTTCGAAGTGCTTGCGTAATAACATAGTTATCTGGGTTGTTTAGCACCACGAGAGGCTGCATGAACATGTTCCAGAAGAAAACGAACTGAACAATCGCAAGCGTTGCCAGTGCAGGCTTCATCAGTGGCAGTACCACGCTCCAGTACGTTCTGAACTCACCAGCACCATCCAATTTCGCTGCTTCAAGTAGCTCTTTTGGAATCGATGCAATCACATGCTGACGCATCAAGAAGATACCAAATGGTGTGGTGGTGAACGGTAGCCATACCGCCATGTGGTTATCCAGCAAGCCTAAGAATTTCACGATCATGAAGTAAGGGATCAAGCTAAGCACCGGCGGAATCGCCATTGAGCCAACCAGCATGCCGAACAACACGTTCTTACCGCGGAACTTAAACACAGCAAACGCGTAACCACCCATGCTACAAAACAGCAGCGAGATGGTGGTGCCTAAGAAAGCCACGTAAATCGAGTTAAACATCGCTTTCCAAAACGGCATGATTTCAAGCAATTTGGCGTAGTTAATCGCCAGGCTATCGCCAATCGCAAAGCTAATGCCCGTTCCGAAAATTTCAGAACGGTCACGCGTTGATAGCAGTGCCGACCATACAAATGGAAAGACTGTAATTAGCGCTGAAACAACCAGTAAAATGCCTAACATGACCATCAAGATCTTAGTCAGAATATACATGCTGCGTTCGCTTGGCATCAGTCCACTTAGTGGTGAGGTATTTGTCTTAATTGAAGTCGACATCTTAATGTTCCCCTAAGCCTTTCTTACCGAAGAGTAAAAATTGAACTAATGTACAAGTCGCGATGAGTGCAAACAGTAACCATGAGATAGCAGATGCTGTGCCCATTTCTAGCCATTCCCAACCCACTTTGTAGAGGTACATCGAAATAGTTAGACCTGATTGACCCGTACCACCTGTACCACGTGTTAGTACGAACGGTTCTTCAAACATTTGCAGGTTACCGATGATGGTCATCGTGATAGCAAAGAAGATGAATGGACGAATCATTGGTAGTGAAATGTTCCAGAAGCGGCGGAAAGCATTGGCACCATCCATACGTGCAGCTTCTAAAATGTCTTTAGGAATCGTCATTAAACCGGTGGTGTAAAGAACGATGTTGAAACCGGTGTATTTCCAGAAAACCATGATCGCGATAGACGGCTTCACCATAGTGGCATCGTCTAACCAACGGATTGGCTGGAAATCGTTAACCCAAGCAAATGCCCAACCAAACAGCGTGCTATCGGCCAGAGCCATCAGCGTTTGGTTAATGATTCCTGAGTTAGGAGAGTACATGTTGAAGAAAATCAGTGACGCTGCGACCGTTGAAGTGATAAACGGTAAAAAGTACGCTGATGTTAGCCAGTGACGCATGCGATCACCCATAGAAACCAACATGTAAGCCACTGGAATAGCAACTAAATGCTGAGCCACACCTGACGTGATAGCTAACCAAAACGTATTCTTCAATGAACGCCATAACCACGGGTCAGTCAAGGCAATATGATAGTTCTCAAAACCAACGAACTCCATTGCATCCATGCCTCTTACCGGGTTCCACTCGTGGAACGACAGGTAAACGGAGAACAACAGCGGGAAGATCCCAAATACAGAAAAAATGATCAGAAACGGCAGAAGAAATCCATACGGTGTAAGCGCTTTCAAATTTAGACGAGAAAAAAGACTTTTATCCGCAGGTTCTATCGTTGTGCTCGCTGTATGATTCATAGTAACGACCTCTTAAAAAAAGGAAGCGCGTTATCCACGCTTCCTCACTTACTTAAAGTAAAAATAAATTACAAACTGCGTGTGCGACGCTTGATTAGACGTTCAGCCTCTTTCAGCGCTGTCTTGATATCTTTACCTTCATCAAGCACTTCCATTAACGCGTTCTCCAAAATTATAGAACGTGCAACGTGATCGCCTTGTGCTGGAGATACTGGTTTGATATTTTGCGCAACTTCAGCAAAAAGAAGACGTGCTTTTTGTCCGCCAAGGAACTCCATCTCCTCTTGGAAAAGCTCATCGTCATACGTGGTTACGTTAGAAGGGAAGGCCGCGATAGTCTCAAAGGCACCCAGCTGAACATCACGATCAGTCGTCATGTATTCAATAAGAGCCCACGCTTCATCTGGGTTGTCCGATTGAGTTGGAATAGAAAGGAATGAACCACCCCAGCTTCCGTAGATACCATCTGGAAGGTTAGAGACTGCCCATTTACCCGCAGTATCTGGAGCCATCCAGTTTTGAAGGTGACCCAATAGCCATGCGCCAGATAATTGAGTTGCTAACGTACCGTTACGGAAGCCTTCGTACCATTCGTTAGACCAAGCCAGAATGCGGCCGTCTAAGCCTTTGTCGCGAATCTCTTTTGCTACTTCAAAAGCGTGAACAAAACGCTCTGATGTCACCACTGGGTTACCATCTTTATCAAAATAAAGGCCTTCACCCTCAGGAACCGTCGTGAAGATAATGGCTTGTGCAACATCTGATGCTGAAGCGATAAGTTGTACGTTTTGCTCTTTCAGTTTTTCACCAGCAGCGATGTATGAATCCCAATCTTTGATTGCTTCATTAACATCAATGCCCGCTTTTTCAAATACATCGGTACGGTAGTACATAACACCTGGACCAAGGTCGACAGGGATGCCGTACATATCACCATCAGCGCCTTTGCCCTGTGCCCACGCATAAGATGCGAATCGTTCTTCGTACTTATCTGCACCGTAGTTTTCAGACAAGTTAACTAGGCCGCCAGAACCCACGAATGGACCAATTTTCTCAACGTCGACAACAATCACATCACCCGCACCAGAACCCGTTGCAAGGTTCGTTGTCAGTTTAGTGTGGTGGTCACCGTGGTTGTTCATAAGGTAATCAACTTTGATACCCGTTTCCTTTTCGAAATCAGGCAGTAATACCTTTAGGCTGCTATCGAAATCAGGGAAACCGTCGAAACGAATTTCTTTGTCTGCTGCATTCGCAGCTGTTGTACCTAATCCTAAAGCAACCGCGCATGAAAGCGCTAAGGTCTTAAATTTCATGTTCTATCCTTAATATTTTTATAGGGTAACTGGTAAATCCGATACCGAGTTTCTAGTGACCAACGTCGGCAGCAATTTAAAGTTCACGTCATGTTTTATTTTTTTTAGCTTCTGTAGAGTGAGCTGTACTGCTTCAACGCTCATCTCTTCAATAGGGAAATTAATGGTGGTCAAACTAGGGGTCAGATAGCGCGCGAAGATGGTGTTATCGAAGCCCACCAGTGATACATCTTTAGGAACAGACAGCCCCTCTTGATGCAACACCTCGAAGGCGCCAAATGCCATGTGATCATTCGAAGCAAATACTGCTGTGAAATGACACTTACGATTTATCAGCTTCTTCATCGCACTGATGCCAGTCTCTTCAGTAAAGCCCGCTTCCGAGACTAATGCTTCATCGTATGGCACACCCGCTTCTTCCAAGGCCTTTCGATACCCCTGCAAACGCCCCCTAGCATCTGCTTTATCTAAAGGCCCGGTAATACACGCGATATCTGTATGTCCCTTTTGCAATAGATATTGAGTAGCGAGTAGCCCCCCGACTTCGTTATCAATATCAATGCAACTCATCGCCATTTCTGGGATGAAGCGGTTAATTAAAACCACAGGGGTCCCCTGTTCTTCCAATTCAATTAAATAGTCATCACTGAGCAGTTGAGTGTGAAGAATCAAAGCATCAACACGACGCCCCAATAGAAACTCCACCGACTCGCGCTGCCCTTGTTCGGTGTTCGAGCCCGCCGCAACAACAGCGTGGTAACCAAAGCGGCGTAGGTTTTCTTCTATGCTATGCAAGATGCCTGAATAGAAAGAGCCACCAAGCTCTGGAACAACAACGCCCACACTACCAGTACGACTTGAAGCCAAAGCTTGAGCGATAGAGTTCGGGCGATAACCCAATTCTTTGATCGCTTTTTCAACCTTTAGCTTCTTGTCATGACTGACTCGGCTAGTGCCATTAATAACCCTAGACACTGTCGCCTGAGACACACCTGCATGTTCTGATACGTGTTTAATTGTTGCCACTCGAACCTCGATACTTCATTAGCTTGTAACCGCTTACAAAACGATTATTAAAGAAAGGCGTCTTGGTTGAAGTGAGTGTCATCACACTAAAGTTGGAGGTAAAAAGGCCAGTTGTGGAAATCATGAAAGCGCTTACAGATTAACTTCACGCCATGAAACTGTTTCATGAGATTATTGTTCATATTATCAAGATGGCGCTCGGTTACTTGTTCGTCAGATCAAACAAGCCCGCCTAAATCCATTTTTTGAAAACGTTATTTGATGATGAATCCGCAGCTGACGGCAATATACACGGGGAAAGTGACCTTGTTATTTCAATGGCCTTTCGAAATTGTATGAGAACATTTCACGGTAATTTTTAGCTCAAAGCCTTTTCATCAGAAAAAACCAGATACGAAAACGCCCAGCGGAAGGCTGGGCGTGAAATCATGGAAGAAATTAACTGGCTCTAATCTTTGTGATTAGATGATTCCGCTAACTTAAACTCTTGAGTTAATGAGAATTGCTGTTGCGACATGGTTTCAAGCTGTTGACCGTGGGAAAAAAGCACTTGGGAACGTTGCGAGTTATCTTCAGCCAAGGTGTGTATCTGGCTGATATTTTGAGTGACTTGAGAGGCAACGACTTGATGCTCTGTCGTCGCGGTCGCAATTTGATGGCTTCTTTGCTCTACTTCGTTGAGAAGATCAGACACTGTCGATATCGAGTGATTAACTTCGCCGGTTTGTTCTACGCATTGAATCATCCCCTCCACGCACTGATTGATCTGTTCAACCGCCAGTTTAGAGCTAGTTTGCAACTGCTCGATCTTGTTGTGTATCTCTTGCGTTGATGCATTGGTTTTGGCTGCTAACACTCGAACCTCATCCGCAACTACAGAGAAACCACGCCCTTGTTCTCCCGCTCGCGCGGCTTCTATTGCCGCATTCAACGCCAGTAGATTGGTTTGCTCAGAGATCCCAGATATCACATCCAGAATGGACCCAATACTGGCGCTTTCGCTTTCAAGCTGACCAATGGTCGCCGTTGATTCCGCCAGCTTATTTTCTAGGTTGCCCATCAATTCGACGCTTTTATTCATGGTCTTTTGCCCATCACTGGAACTGGATACCGCTTCGGTCACTAGCGTTAGAGTTTGGTTGGCCGCCTGAGTGATCTCCGTCACTGAGCACTCAATTTGTTCCATCGCTGTCGCTACCATCACCGTTTGATTGGTTTGTTCTTGCATCGCTTCACTCAGAGAACGGCTGGTGCTTTGGTTTTCAAGGGAAGCTTCCTTTAAACGTGTTGAGGAGTGGCGCATGTTGTCAATCATTTGGGTCAGGTGACTGATCACCAAATTGACTTTATCGCTCACCAAACCAAATTCATTATTGGCTTGATAGTGAACCATCACGCTCAAGTCTTTTTTGGCGACTTGGTCTAGTGCACTTTGCAGTAATTTACTTGGCTTGCGAATCCCTTTAGCGATGTTCAGCCCGATTAGCAGCGCAATAAAAACCGACCCAATAGCAATGATGGCCTGCATCAACAGTGCTTGATGAGAGAAGTCCATCGACTCGTGATATAAACGTTTAGCCGTGTCTTCCGCATACATAGAAAGCTCATCAAAATGGCTTAACTGCACATCAATAAGCTGGTCGATCTCCACTCTTTGCTGAGCAATGCTCTCATGTAGCTTCACGGTTTCCATATGCGTTGACACAGATCCTTGCGCTGAAAATACATGTGAAGCGAGCAGTGATAAAGACTGTTTACTGCGGCGTAACAAAGATGAGTCCAGATTATCCAAGTCTGATACAGCTTGTTCGAATCGCTCTTTACGACTTTGTAGACGACGTTCAACTCCACGAACCTCCGATGACGTTTGCAGAGAGAAGGCTTCATTCGCTTCTGCGGCAATCAAACTCAACTGAACCAACAAGGCTTCTACCGCTTTTTGCGTGTTACCCGAACTCTTACTCGCCAATTGATTAACCAAGGTGTTATTGAGTTGTCCTACCACAGATTGAAATTGTTCCTGCTCCATCGAACCGAGATCTTTACTATCCAAATAAGAGACGTATAAGTTCAAGGACTGCTCTACCTTATTGATGGTGGCAACGCCCGTTTCTTCAATATTTTGGAGCATGGGTTCAAGTGGTGAGCCCGATTCAGCCTTGCCATCAAACCAATTTAACTGCTGCTGATATCGCTCGATATTACTCAAAACGGTTTGTTTCAGCGGTTCGAGCTCATCAATGTAGTTGGCAGATAAATAGGGAGTAGTACTGCGATTAATGTCCAAAAAACGAATGGTGAGCGTGGAGGATTGGAGCATTAAAGGGGTGGCTTGTTGAGTTATGGTTTCGATGTGTGAGGTTATGTTCTTGTTACTGCTAATACTCAACCATGCGCTACCCAGCATGATTACTATCAGCGTGAAGAAACCTAAATAGACTCGAGACACAATGGAAGAAAGTCTCATCGTTATTCCTTGATCTAGTGGCGAAAAAAAAGGGCACAAAAATGTGCCCAAGAATGGAGTTAATTGAAACGTGCCCTAATCAATCTGCCTTTAGGGCTAAAATGGACAGTATTACTTACTCTTTAAAAGCATAGGTATTTCAACGTATGCTCTTAAAAAGCATGGATATTCGAAAGTATGGCTCTTTGAAAATATGCCTAATTCAAAGAGCTATTGTTTCTAGCTTGTGATTACCACCAAGCTTCAAACATTGCGCCGAACGCAAGTGTATCTGCAGTAACCGTTTCAGTTGTGCCTTTAGTCTCCACATCACCCACTGTTGTGTAGAAACGTAGCATTGGACGACTCCAAGGTAGACCACCAAGTGATACGTTTTGAGATAGCGTGACTTTCCAACCGTTTTTCTCAGAACCATCATCACGATCTTCCATCGCATAGCCCGCTTCTAACCATGTAGAATGCGTGTCATCCCATTGGTACTGTGGACGAACGATACCAGCGTATTCGCTCTGCTCTGTTGCATCATTACCAGAGATGTCTTTGTACGATATAAGGTAATCAATAATGAATTGATCACTCGTTGCGTAATTACCTTCTAAACTTACATAGATAACTTGCTTATCGCCCGCTAACTCAAATACTGAGTTGTCAGCACCGTCAGCGTATTTAGCAACTAACTTGTTGGAATCACCTAAGCCAAGAGTTGCACCGATTTGCCATGCATTTTCATCGCTTACTTTATTCCCGATAGTATCGGCTTCTTCAGACGCGAAACCATAGTTAGCATACAAATCTAGGTTGCCAATACCAGCATTGATGCCGTGAAGTTTCGACGTAATACCATAACGGCCTGAATCATTACCTAGAGCACCGTCTTCGCTATCAACCGCACCAACAAAACCCATATCTAGCTTAATGCCACCAAGGTTTAAGTTGTTAAAGCCCGCACCTTGACCATCGTGAGACATCCAGAAGTAATCGTTCAAACCTTGTTGTGGGCGCTGATGGAAATCACGACCAGCCCATGCGTATAGCTCAGGTTGGCTCTCAACGAAATTAGTGACACCAGCGTACATTTTCTTCAAGTTTACGCCGCCAGAAGAACCCCACTGATCGTTGTTCCAATCATCAAGCATGAGCACTACGTCCCACTTCGCGCCGCTATCTGCTTGGAAAATTTTTCCTAATTGAAACTCACCGCCGTTGGCTTCGTTACCTAAACGACCAAGAGAGCGGCCTGAGCTACCAACTTCAACATAGCGATTGTCTCCATCCGAGTAATGTGCGCCGTAACGAGCGTAACCAGAGAATACAATCCCTTCTGGCACTTTCGTGTCTGGAGTCAAAACTGCTGGCTGTTGATCGTTAACATAATCAATTTCTACAACCTTAGATTCTAACTCTTGAATTCGTTTTTCTAATGCTTCGATATCAGTATCAGCAGCAAAAGAAGAGAGTGAAGCAAGCGACGCCGCCACTGCGACTGTTATTGGCAAAAGCTTAAATTTTTGCATTGTATTTCCCTATTATTTTTTTGAGTTTTCATCGAACAGGGAAATATTAAGCAATGAAAGCGTTGAAAAGTTGGTCGCTGTTCACACTGATAAATCAACTTAAATGCCATGAAACTTTTAGAAAATCCATGATGAAAACTACTGATTTTAGATCAACAGGTTATAGTGAAAAATGCGTAAAATATCAGCTTGAAATCGCTTTCATTTCATCAGTAATGGTGGCGGCTATCACGTAAAAGGGTGCCGAAAGGCAAAGAGAACGAGGTGTGAATTTGATTGGTTTTCATATATATGAAAAACCTCAAAATCTAAGGCAGATTTTGAGGTTTTTTGGTCTGAGTTAAATACCCAGTTATCTAAAACCAAGTATTCGCTACAATGAATCTAGAGACTCAATTCCCATATTGAACAGGGTAAATGCGTAGATATCAGCAGTGAGGTCGATAGCTTTACTCAGCGGCATACCTGCCCCATGCCCTGCATTGACGTCAATACGGATCATCACTGGCGCGCCACCTTCATGCTTATCTTGCAGCTCTGAAATGAATTTATAAGAGTGAGCTGGCACCACACGGTCATCATGATCAGCGGTCGTAACAAGAGTCGCCGGATAATCTACGCCGCGCACCACATTGTGTACCGGTGAATAACCAAGCAGGTATTCAAACATCTCTTTATTCTGCGCTGACGTGCCGTAATCGTACGCCCAGCCTTCGCCAGACGTGAAGGTGTGGTAACGCAGCATGTCCAACACACCGACCGCAGGCAGAGCCACTTTGAACAGCTCAGGCCTTTGCGTCATACACGCGCCAACCAACAAACCACCATTAGAACCGCCGCGGATCGCTAACTTATCACTGCAGGTGTAATTTTCTTCAATTAAGAACTCCGCTGCCGCAATAAAGTCATCAAACACGTTCTGCTTCTGTTGCTGAGTTCCGGCTTTGTGCCACGCCTTACCATACTCACCACCGCCACGCAGGTTAGGTACCGCATACACACCACCCAGCTCCAACCAACTGCCGACCGTGCCCGAGAAAGCAGGCGTTAGGCTGACATTGAAACCACCATAGGCGTACAACATTGTTGGGTTATTGCCATCTAACACGAGTCCCTTCTTATAAGAGATAAGCATCGGAACCTGTGTGCCATCTTTCGAGGTATAGAAGACCTGCTTAGATTCGAACTTGTCCGATTCAAAAGGAGACTCAGATCGTTGATAAATTTCTGAGTTACCCGACTCGACATCAAAAGAGAAAATGGTTGGCGGCGTAACATAGTTGGTAAAGGTGTAATAAAGCTGGGTTTGCTCTTTTTTACCACCCAAGCCACTGGCCGTTCCGAGATCAGGTAAATAGATTTCACGAACCAGATTGCCTTGGTAATCCAGCTGTTCAATCTTGGACACCACATCGACCATGTAATGAGCAAACAAGTAACCACCGCCCGTGCTGATGTCTAATGGCTGTGGCTTTTCGGGAATGAT from Vibrio splendidus encodes:
- a CDS encoding carbohydrate porin; the protein is MQKFKLLPITVAVAASLASLSSFAADTDIEALEKRIQELESKVVEIDYVNDQQPAVLTPDTKVPEGIVFSGYARYGAHYSDGDNRYVEVGSSGRSLGRLGNEANGGEFQLGKIFQADSGAKWDVVLMLDDWNNDQWGSSGGVNLKKMYAGVTNFVESQPELYAWAGRDFHQRPQQGLNDYFWMSHDGQGAGFNNLNLGGIKLDMGFVGAVDSEDGALGNDSGRYGITSKLHGINAGIGNLDLYANYGFASEEADTIGNKVSDENAWQIGATLGLGDSNKLVAKYADGADNSVFELAGDKQVIYVSLEGNYATSDQFIIDYLISYKDISGNDATEQSEYAGIVRPQYQWDDTHSTWLEAGYAMEDRDDGSEKNGWKVTLSQNVSLGGLPWSRPMLRFYTTVGDVETKGTTETVTADTLAFGAMFEAWW
- a CDS encoding prolyl oligopeptidase family serine peptidase is translated as MSYSKEYQYPITNKQIVSDDYFDQIVEDPYRWLEDDRSDETAQWVASQNEVTFDYLAQIPYRAELRERLAKAQDYKKSSQPFVRGDYTYFYKNDGLQNHSILYRQKEGQQEEIFLDPNTFSEDGTTSLGSVSFSKDYSLVAYSISEGGSDWRKIFVIDADTKQQLEAEITDAKFTGISWLGNRGFYYSSYDKPDGSQLSARTEQHKLYFHELGTEQASDKVIFGENNTEQHRYVSGYTTEDDRYLIILGRESTSGNRLFYIDLNSPEQSLNTLIDHVDSDTYLIDNQDEVFILYTNLDAPNGKVVSFDTRNQQWLDIIPEKPQPLDISTGGGYLFAHYMVDVVSKIEQLDYQGNLVREIYLPDLGTASGLGGKKEQTQLYYTFTNYVTPPTIFSFDVESGNSEIYQRSESPFESDKFESKQVFYTSKDGTQVPMLISYKKGLVLDGNNPTMLYAYGGFNVSLTPAFSGTVGSWLELGGVYAVPNLRGGGEYGKAWHKAGTQQQKQNVFDDFIAAAEFLIEENYTCSDKLAIRGGSNGGLLVGACMTQRPELFKVALPAVGVLDMLRYHTFTSGEGWAYDYGTSAQNKEMFEYLLGYSPVHNVVRGVDYPATLVTTADHDDRVVPAHSYKFISELQDKHEGGAPVMIRIDVNAGHGAGMPLSKAIDLTADIYAFTLFNMGIESLDSL